One region of Miscanthus floridulus cultivar M001 chromosome 19, ASM1932011v1, whole genome shotgun sequence genomic DNA includes:
- the LOC136528279 gene encoding G-type lectin S-receptor-like serine/threonine-protein kinase At2g19130 — protein sequence MPSTALLLVMIVAIIGSARCFASDTITANSAISGGRNVVSTGGSFELGFFRPAAAGGDSNTASSHNYYVGIWYKKAVTPCTPVWVANRAAPVSDPASSQLAVAPDGNLVLTNEVGELVWSSNVVISGSSSNATVAVLLDSGNLVLRRDDGEVLWQSAEHPTDTWLPGVRLGMNKITGHVQALTSWRSSSDPAPGTYSLGIDRHGTSQFFLSWKRTVNFWSSGEWTGSIFAGLPEMTSHAKYNFEFVNTSNASYFDYSQQDPTVISRLVVDVSGQARQIMWLPSADEWMVIWAEPHKLCDVYAICGAFGICDERSELLCSCPASFRPSSVEDWELGHHSHGCRRNNPLHCHNSSLRDKDGGDAFLLAPGISMPSNSSPEAAGASPSSAEDCRSACLRSCDCNAYSYGSRCALWYGDLLGLSAMDTASTDDLYLRLSAMDVPSNGRRKRTVVVFVSVASAASILACVSVIATVLVKMFRRRQRNIRFMQAAAEGGSLVAFKYNDIRRATKNFSEKLGGGSFGSVYKGTLSGVGAAVAVKKLEGVLCVGDKQFRNEVRTIGMIQHVNLVRLRGFSSHGSERLLVYDHMPNGSLDRALFTAAPALSWRARFQIALGAARGLLYLHEGCRDCIIHCDIKPENILLDVNLVPKVADFGMAKLLGRDFSRVLTTVRGTIGYLAPEWISGVPITAKADVYSYGMVLLEIISGRRNARGWATTEQEASLSGYFPLVAARKVNEGEALVGLLDERLHGDADARELERACRVACWCVQDDEAHRPSMEQVVQALEGVVILDVPPIPKSLQAAFAGNATFVGTPTSAYFDGLSRSPL from the coding sequence ATGCCTTCAACAGCGCTACTACTTGTCATGATCGTGGCCATCATCGGCAGTGCACGGTGCTTCGCATCGGACACCATCACCGCCAACTCCGCCATCTCCGGCGGCCGGAACGTCGTGTCCACAGGCGGCAGCTTCGAGCTGGGCTTCTTCCgtccagcagcagcaggtggtgacagcaACACGGCCTCCTCTCACAACTACTACGTGGGAATCTGGTACAAGAAAGCCGTGACGCCGTGCACGCCCGTGTGGGTTGCGAACAGAGCCGCGCCGGTCTCCGACCCCGCGTCCTCTCAGCTCGCCGTTGCGCCGGACGGCAACCTCGTGCTCACCAACGAGGTCGGCGAGCTCGTCTGGTCCTCGAACGTCGTCATCTCCGGCAGCAGCTCCAACGCCACCGTGGCTGTCCTCTTGGACAGCGGAAACCTCGTCCTCCGGCGCGACGACGGCGAGGTCCTGTGGCAGAGCGCTGAGCACCCCACCGACACGTGGCTCCCGGGAGTCCGTCTCGGTATGAACAAGATCACCGGCCACGTGCAGGCTCTGACTTCTTGGAGGAGCTCCAGTGACCCGGCTCCCGGCACGTACTCCCTGGGAATCGATCGGCACGGGACCAGCCAGTTCTTCCTGTCCTGGAAGAGGACCGTGAACTTCTGGAGCAGTGGAGAGTGGACAGGCAGCATATTTGCCGGTCTCCCGGAGATGACGTCGCACGCCAAGTACAACTTCGAGTTCGTGAACACCTCGAACGCCAGCTACTTCGACTACTCCCAGCAAGATCCCACGGTCATCTCCAGGTTAGTCGTGGACGTCTCCGGCCAGGCGAGGCAGATCATGTGGCTGCCGTCCGCCGACGAGTGGATGGTCATATGGGCGGAGCCGCACAAGCTCTGCGACGTCTACGCCATCTGCGGCGCGTTCGGCATCTGCGACGAGAGGAGCGAGCTACTATGTAGCTGCCCCGCCAGCTTCCGGCCCTCCTCCGTGGAGGACTGGGAGCTCGGACACCACTCACATGGCTGCCGCCGGAACAATCCCTTGCACTGTCACAACAGTTCGTTGCGCGACAAGGACGGCGGCGACGCCTTCTTGCTGGCGCCAGGTATTTCCATGCCGAGTAACTCGTCGCCTGAGGCTGCAGGAGCATCACCATCAAGCGCTGAAGACTGCAGGTCAGCGTGTTTGAGGAGCTGTGACTGCAACGCTTACTCCTACGGTAGTCGCTGTGCTCTCTGGTACGGTGATCTGCTTGGCTTGTCTGCCATGGACACAGCAAGCACGGATGACCTTTACCTCCGGCTGTCTGCCATGGACGTGCCCTCGAATGGCCGTCGTAAAAGAACGGTCGTCGTCTTCGTTTCTGTTGCCTCAGCTGCGTCGATCCTAGCCTGCGTGTCTGTCATCGCGACCGTGCTTGTTAAGATGTTTAGGAGAAGACAGAGGAACATAAGATTCATGCAAGCTGCAGCAGAAGGCGGTAGCCTCGTGGCGTTCAAGTACAACGACATTAGGAGGGCGACCAAGAACTTCTCGGAGAAGCTTGGCGGTGGCAGCTTCGGCTCAGTGTACAAAGGTACGTTGTCCGGTGtcggcgccgccgtcgccgtgaaGAAGCTGGAAGGCGTCCTCTGCGTTGGGGACAAGCAGTTCAGGAACGAGGTGCGCACCATCGGCATGATCCAACACGTCAACCTCGTCCGGCTCCGCGGCTTCTCCTCCCACGGCAGCGAGCGGCTGCTCGTCTACGACCACATGCCCAACGGCTCGCTGGACAGGGCGCTCTTcacggcggcgccggcgctgaGCTGGCGCGCGAGGTTCCAGATCGCGCTGGGCGCCGCCCGGGGCTTGCTGTACCTCCACGAGGGGTGCcgggactgcatcatccactgcgaCATCAAGCCGGAGAACATCCTGCTCGACGTCAACCTCGTGCCCAAGGTCGCCGACTTCGGCATGGCGAAGCTGCTAGGAAGGGACTTCAGCAGGGTCCTGACGACGGTGAGGGGCACCATCGGGTACCTCGCGCCGGAGTGGATCTCCGGCGTGCCCATCACCGCCAAGGCCGACGTGTACAGCTACGGCATGGTGCTGCTGGAGATCATTTCAGGCCGGAGAAACGCACGAGGCTGGGCGACTACAGAGCAggaggcgtcgctgtcggggtaCTTCCCGCTGGTGGCCGCGAGGAAGGTCAACGAAGGGGAGGCGCTCGTCGGGCTGCTGGACGAGCGCCTGCACGGCGACGCGGACGCTCGGGAGCTGGAACGCGCGTGCAGGGTGGCCTGCTGGTGCGTGCAGGACGACGAGGCTCACCGGCCGTCGATGGAGCAGGTGGTCCAGGCGCTGGAGGGGGTCGTGATCCTGGACGTGCCGCCGATTCCGAAGTCGCTGCAAGCAGCATTCGCCGGTAATGCCACCTTTGTGGGTACGCCTACCAGTGCGTACTTTGATGGCCTCTCACGGTCCCCTCTATAA